CAAGGCTGTGCAAAGAGCACGGTCTGCATACCGCGGTCGAAACAGCTGCTGGTGTGCCGCTGAAATCGATTGTCGAGGTGAGCGACAACATCGATCTGTTCATCTGCAGCCTGACGTCCACCGACCCTGAAACCTACCGAAAGTACATGGGACATTCCAACGAAACCTCATTGGACAATATCCGTTGGATGGCACATTACGACCCGGAGCGGCTCTGCGTGAGGTCCCCGTTGATACCGGGCATCAATATGGAAAACGGTCAGGTCGAAGACATGATTGAATTTCTGGCTGACGCCGGAGTGAAATACTACGATGTGCTGCCATTTCACCGTTTGGGCACCTCAAAATACACAGGGCTGGGAAGAGCCTACGACTTTGCCAAGCTCGACCCGCCCAGTGATCAATGCATGGAAGAAATCCGTGGCGAAATTCGTCGTCACGGCATGAGTACGGATTTTCCCAAAGGCCTGTCCAACGGGCACAAGGCGGAAATACGTCAAGATTTTTCAGTTACAAAAGGAGTAAAAAATGACTGAAGGAACAACACAACGCAAACCTGCGAAAGAGATGACGAAAGCTGAACTGGCCAGATATATCGACCATACGATTCTCCGTCCAGAAGCCACCGAAGACGAGATCAAGCAGATCACGCGAGACGGTGTCGGTTTCGGTGTGGCTTCCGTCTGTGTCAATCCGGCATCGCTTGATTTTGTGTCTCCTATCGTGGAGAACACCAATACAGGTATGTCCGTCGTCTGCGATTTCCCCTTCGGGCAGGGAACCGCCGAAGACAAGACGCAATTGGCAAAGGAATATTGCCGCCACGAAGGCCTGACGGATCTGGACCTGGTCATCAACTACGGTATGGTGCGCTCGGGTCATGCGGCGCAGGCCGGTGAGGAGCTTCGTGGTGCCGTCGATGCCTGCAGGGAGGCAGGAGTGGTTTCCAAAGTCATTATCGAAACGGATGCGCTTTCCGATGAGCAGATTGTCGAAGCCACCGAAGCGGTGATTGCCTCCGGTGCTGATTTCGTCAAGACCTCGACCGGTTTCTATACTGGAGGCCCTACGGTTGGCGGATCGGTGGAAGTGATGAAGAAGGTCATGAAAGCTGCTGACGGGCGTATCAAGGTGAAGGCTTCAGCGCACATTCGCACCCGTGAGCATTTCTTGGCGCTTATCGACCTTGGTGTCGATCGTATCGGTCTAAACTGCACTTCCACGCCGAAAGTGCTGGCCGGTGCCGCTGAGTAAAAGGCCGAAAATCGGTAGGTTAACTCAGGTTGCTTCGGTATCAGACACAGTGCACTTTCCATGACGTAGAACTGATATCTTTGATAACCGAGAATATGCAAAGTAAAAGGTGGGAATCCCTATGGGACTTCCACCTTTTTCCATGGATATGTTTATACCGAATATGGCATGTGACCGCGTGCAATCATAGCGGTTTGGTGCCTATCCCGCTGTTTTCGGCGTTGGCTTCCGGACCGACCGTGATCAGTTGGGTATGGGCTTCGGCGAGCTGCTCCGGCTTGATGTTTGCGGGCGTCTTGTCGGTGATGATGTAATCGAAATCGGACAGGGTTCCTGCGATGTACAGGGCACGTTTGCTGAATTTCGAATTGTCCGCCAGAAGAATCTTGGTTTCGGATATTGAAAGCATGGCCGACTTCAGTTCGGCGGTTGCGTCATAGGAATCGGCGGCGCCACGGCTGGTGACGGAAGTCGTCGAGATAAAACAGATGTCCGCTTGCAATGATTGCAATGCGTGAATCGCCATGTGGCCATGAAAAGCGTTGGCCCAAGGATAATAAAGTCCTCCCGTCATATAGAGACGTATACCTGAGGCGCTCATCAATTGTTCCCCGGCGAAGACGGAATTGGTGATGACGGTGAGCGGAGCTTTCTTTTTGATGAAATCCAACAGAGGTAGTACTGTCGAGGAGTCATCGAGGATGATGGTCGAATCCGGACGAATAAATTCCGAAGCTCTGGTACAGATGATTTCCTTGGCTGCAAGGTTGCTTTCGTATCGTGAAGAAGGCGGTATCTCGCTGGCGAAGGAGCGCGAAAGCACGACGATGCCGTTGTCGAGCTGAAGAATGCCTTCCTTTTCGAGCTTCTTGATATCGCGATAGATGGTGACATCCGAAAAATGCAGCTGTTCAGCGATATCCTTGACCTTGGTTGGTCCGTTTTCCGCAAGCAGATGCTGGATTTGGACGTGACGCGCGCCGATGTCTTCTCGTTGATTTCCCGGCATCATACCTTCTTTTCCTGTTTCGACCTGGTTGCTACTGGAATGGAAAGCCTTAATCGTAATGGTTCGTGAAATTCAAAACCGGTGTGCAGCGTTTCTTTTATTTGTCTAAAAATAATCTCGTCATAAAACAATCGGGACATGCAAAGAATCGTCAATCTTTTATAAAATTGGCGGATTGCCTTACATGTCCCGATTGCTTCATAAACGTTGTCCTTTGCTGTTTACTGCTGGGCCTCCACCGCGGTCAACGCCACCGTGTTGATGATGTCTTCGACCAAGGCGCCGCGTGAGAGGTCATTGACGGGCTTGTTGAGGCCTTGGAGCACCGGGCCGATGGCGATGGCGCCGGAGGTGCGCTGCACGGCCTTATAGGCGATGTTGCCGGCGGCAAGCGACGGGAAAACGAACACGTTGACATGGCCCGCCACATCGTTGCCCTTGGCCTTCGTAGCGGCCACGGTGGGCGACCAGGCGGCATCAAACTGGATGGAGCCGACGGCAGGCAGATCTGGGGCCTTCTCGTGAACGAGCTTCGTGGCTTCCTCGACCAGATCGACGTCCGGGCCCTTGCCGGAGCCAAGGGTGGAGTAGCAGAGCATGCCCACCTTGGGGTCGATACCAAAGGACTTGGCGGTCTGCGCGGACTGGATGGCGATGTCGGCCAGCTGTTCGGCGTTCGGGTTGAGGTTGATGGCGCAGTCGGCGAAGACGGCCACATGGTCTTTGAAGCACATAAGGAACGCGCCGGAGACCAGCGAGGCGCCGGGCTTGGTCTTGATGACTTGCAGTGCTGGGCGCACGGTGTTGGCTGTGGAGTTGATCGAGCCGGAGACCAGGCCATCGGCCTTGCCAAGTACTACCAGCATGGTGCCGAAATAGCTCGGGTCGGTCAGCTGCTTGCGGGCCTGCTCGGGCGTCATGCCCTTCTTGGCGCGCAGTTCGCACAGTTTGGTGGTCATCGGCTCGAGCACGCTCTCATCGTCCATCGGCTGATAGGAGGCCTTCTCGAGCGACTTGAGACCGAGTTCCTTGCCGCGAGCAAGGATGGCGTCCTTGTCGCCGACGATGATCAGATTGACGATGTCGCGCTCCAACAGGTAATCCGCGGCTTTGATGATGCGGTCTTCCGAACCTTCCGGCAGCACGATGGTCTTCTTGTGAGCCTTGGCGCTGGCCAGCAGGCCATTCTGGAATGCGTACGGCGTGGTCGGGGCGTCGAACGATGTGCGAGCCGCAGCCACGACCTCGGAGGCGGGAGCGTTGTCGGCAAAGGCCTTGGCGGCCTTATCAGCGGCATCAGAATCAGTGTCGGAGGGGAAGTCAACGGCAGGGATAGTCCAGACCGGAACGGGGGAGTCCTTCAGGGCTTCCTTGGCGTCTGTGGCCTTTTCATCGGTGCAACCGGTGACAAAGACGCCGACGACCTTTCCGCCGGCCTGTTCGACTTCAGCCGTGCAGGTTTCGACGCTCGCCTTCACCTGTTCGCCGTTGCGTGGAATGGTGCAGATGGCGAGGAAGGTCTTGGCCTTGAGGTCGGATGCGATTTCGGCATTGAAGGTGAACGCTTCCGGGTCGAAGATGGCGGAACCGTCGCTGCCGACGATCACCATCGAGTCAGGGTTGGTGCGTTCCAGCTCGGCGCTATAAGCGGCGACGATATCACCTCGTGCCGAGGCTTTGTCTTTGCGTGCGCACTTGGGGCACACACCGCGCACCTGGTCGACGGACTGTCCGGCATTGGAGGCCTTGAGCAGTTCGGCGCTGAACGTTTCCTTCTTGCAGGCGACCGGACGGAATACGGCCGTCTTTCCTTGGGCGGAAAGGGCTTTCACCACGCCGTAGGCCACTACGTTACGGCCGTTCTTGCCTTCTGGGCTGGCGATATAAATGACTTCGTTTGTCACGAGATAACTCCTTTATGCATGTTGCACACGATCTTTTCGATCAACTACGATATCGATCGTTTCCATTTTAGGCGGAGGTGTGACGTAGCCGACGTTGGTTGTCCAATACTGAAATTGAATAATAGAAAAGGGCACCGGGCCGAAACCCGATGTCCTTTTCTATCAAATGACTACTTGAAGCGTAGTCGAATGAGAATCAGCTCATTCGTTGTCGCTGCCGGTGCTCATGGCGGCTTTGGCGGTGGCTTTGGCGTCCTGGTTTTTGACGTCGGAGTAGACGAAGCCGGTGTAGTCGGGGTGGTCGTAGCCTTCGTCGACGGCGAACTGGAAGGCGTCGGTGCGGAACTGTTCGAGCTTGTCGATCTCGTGGGCGTACTTGTCCGGGTCGAGGGTGCGGAGCACCTCGGCGGTGAGCTCGTAGCGGTCCATGTCGTTGACGCGCACCATGTCGTAGGGCGTGGTGGTGGAGCCTTCCTCCTTGTAGCCGTGGACGTTGAAGCTGTCGTGGTTGGGGCGGTCGTAGATGAGGGCGTGGATGTCGTGGGCGTAGGAGTGGTAGGCGAGGAGGACGGGCTTGTCCGGGGTGAACAGCTCGGTGAACTCGTCGTCGCTCAGGGCCTCGTCGTTGTCCTTGGGGCTTTGCAGCTTGAGGGTGTCGACGATGTTGACGACCTTGAATTTGATGCCGAACTCCTTGAGCTTCTCGCTGGCGGCCATGGTCTCGAGGGTGGGCACGTCGCCGACGCAGGCGAGCACGATCTGGGCCTCGTCGTTGTCCTTGGCGGTGGAGGCCCACTTCCATTCGGCCGCGCCCTTCTCCAGTTCGGCGCGGGCCTCGTCGAGGGTCTGCCAGGTGGCGGCGGGCTGCTTGCCGGCGAAGATGGCGTTGATCTTGTTCGTGGATTTGAAGGCCTTCTCGGCGACGGCGAGCAGCATGTTGGCGTCGGCGGGGAAGTACTCGGCCACGACGTGGTCGTTGTTGAACGCCTTGTTGAGCAGCACGGAGCTCACGCCCGGGTCCTGGTGGGAGAAGCCGTTGTGGTCCTGGCGCCAGACGTGCGAGGAGATCAGCATGTTGATCGAGGCGACGGGCTTGCGCCACGGGATGTGGCGGACGGTGGCCTCGAGCCATTTGGCGTGCTGGTTGAGCATGGAGTCGATGACGTGGGCGAAGGACTCGTAGGTGCTCCAGATGCCGTGGCGGCCGGTGAGGACGTAGCCCTCGAGGAAGCCCTCCATCTGGTGCTCGGAGAGCTGCTCGATGACCTGGCCGGTCACGGCCAGGTGCTCGTCGGTCTGTTCGGAGAGGTAGCCGTTGTCCCACTGCTTGTCGGTGACCTCGTAGGCGGCCTGCAGGCGGTTGGACGCGGTCTCGTCGGGCCCGAAGATGCGGAACGAGTCCGGGTTCATCTTGATGATGTCGCGGGTGTAGTTGCCCAGCTGGCGGGTGGCCTCGAGCTGTCCCCAGCCGTGGCCGAACTCCTTGACGCCCTTGACCTCGTAGGCGTCGAGGGCCGGCAGGCGCAGGTCCTCGCGGATGCGGCCGCCGTTGGCGTTCGGGTTCTGGCCCAGGCGCAGCTCGCCGGTGGGCATGAACGCGGTGACCTCGGGGCGCACGGCGCCCTTCTCGTCGAAGAGCTCCTCGGGCCGGTAGGACTCCATCCAGCCCTTGAGGACCTGGAAGTGGGCCTCGGTGTCGCGGGCGCTGGCCAGCGGGACCTGGTGGGCGCGCCAGGAGCCCTCGGTCTTCTTGCCGTCGATGTACTTCGGGCAGGTCCAGCCCTTGGGGGTGCGGAAGATGATCATCGGGTAGGTGGGGCGGTCCATGTCGTCGGTCTGGGCCTTGGCCTTGATGTCGCAGATCCTGTCGAAGACCTCCTCGAGCATGCCGGCGAAACGGCGGTGGATGGACATGTGGTCCTCGTCGTCGAAGCCCGCGACGAACTCGAAGGGCTCGTAGCCCATGCCCGCGAAGAACTCGTGCAGCTCCTCGTCGGGGATGCGGGAGAGGATGGACGGGTTGGCGATCTTGTAGCCGTTGAGGTGCAGGATCGGCAGCACGATGCCGTCGGTGCGCGGGTTGACGAGCTTGTTGGACTGCCAGCTCGTGGCCAGCGGGCCGGTCTCGGCCTCGCCGTCGCCGACCACGGCCGGCACGAACAGGCTCGGGTTGTTCATGATCGCGCCGTACGCGTGGCTCAAAGCGTAGCCGAGCTCGCCGCCCTCATGGATCGAGCCCGGCGTCTCCGGGGCGAAGTGCGACGGGATGCCGCCAGGATACGAGAACTGGCGGAAGAATTTCTGCAGCCCCGCCTCGTCCCTGGTGACCTCCGGATAATACTCCGTATACGTACCATCAAGATACGACTGCGAGGTGCCTGCAGGGCCGCCGTGGCCAGGGCCCATGATGAACACGGTGTTCTGCTGGTGGTCGGCGATAAGACGGTTGATGTGGCCGAACAGGAAGTTCAGACCCGGGGTGGTGCCCCAGTGGCCCACGAGACGATACTTGACGTCCTTGCGGGTGAAGGGCTCCTTCATCAACGGGTTGCTACGCAGATAAATCTGACCGATGGAAAGATAGTTGGCGGTACGCCAATACTTGTCGACTCCTTCGAGAGCCTCATCAGAAACCGGCTTGCCGAGCTTCTTCCACGGGGTGCCAATAACAGGACTAGTCATTTATGCTCCTGTACTCCTGTACACATTGTGTGCAATTGATTATTTTCTTCGGGCTCAAACCTTTGTTAATATTGATGTTCAGGTTCGTGCCCAATCGATGTTCACTTTACGTGTCGACTCAGACTTTTGGACGTTTTTTTGCATCTGTGTGCGATGTTGGGCTATTTTTGTGAAATAATGTTATATTCTACAAATAATTTGTGAGATTTTCGCACGTAAAAAAACAACTTACAAACGTTGAAATTGAGCCATAAACTCCGTAACGCCAAGGCTTAGCAATGTTCGATTCACAGAAAATTCACGCGGCGTGTTGTTTTTTGTGATGTTGTTTTTTGTTTGTTCCACTTCCACCATCGAAACTCTTGATTTTGTCGCCTTGAACCGCGAGAATGGACACTACTTTATATCTGTTTCATACTGAGATTATCTATAGGGAGAATCCATGGCAAAAGGTCCAGTGCTTGTCGTTGACTTCGGTGCACAATATGCCCAGCTTATCGCGCGGCGCGTGCGTGAGGCGCATGTCTATTCCGAATTAGTACCGCATTCCATGCCGGTGGACGAGATGCTGGCGAAGGATCCAAAGGCCATCATCCTTTCTGGTGGCCCCGCCTCAGTCTACGAGCCGGGCGCTCCGAAGATTGAC
The window above is part of the Bifidobacterium sp. ESL0732 genome. Proteins encoded here:
- the pta gene encoding phosphate acetyltransferase — translated: MTNEVIYIASPEGKNGRNVVAYGVVKALSAQGKTAVFRPVACKKETFSAELLKASNAGQSVDQVRGVCPKCARKDKASARGDIVAAYSAELERTNPDSMVIVGSDGSAIFDPEAFTFNAEIASDLKAKTFLAICTIPRNGEQVKASVETCTAEVEQAGGKVVGVFVTGCTDEKATDAKEALKDSPVPVWTIPAVDFPSDTDSDAADKAAKAFADNAPASEVVAAARTSFDAPTTPYAFQNGLLASAKAHKKTIVLPEGSEDRIIKAADYLLERDIVNLIIVGDKDAILARGKELGLKSLEKASYQPMDDESVLEPMTTKLCELRAKKGMTPEQARKQLTDPSYFGTMLVVLGKADGLVSGSINSTANTVRPALQVIKTKPGASLVSGAFLMCFKDHVAVFADCAINLNPNAEQLADIAIQSAQTAKSFGIDPKVGMLCYSTLGSGKGPDVDLVEEATKLVHEKAPDLPAVGSIQFDAAWSPTVAATKAKGNDVAGHVNVFVFPSLAAGNIAYKAVQRTSGAIAIGPVLQGLNKPVNDLSRGALVEDIINTVALTAVEAQQ
- a CDS encoding phosphoketolase: MTSPVIGTPWKKLGKPVSDEALEGVDKYWRTANYLSIGQIYLRSNPLMKEPFTRKDVKYRLVGHWGTTPGLNFLFGHINRLIADHQQNTVFIMGPGHGGPAGTSQSYLDGTYTEYYPEVTRDEAGLQKFFRQFSYPGGIPSHFAPETPGSIHEGGELGYALSHAYGAIMNNPSLFVPAVVGDGEAETGPLATSWQSNKLVNPRTDGIVLPILHLNGYKIANPSILSRIPDEELHEFFAGMGYEPFEFVAGFDDEDHMSIHRRFAGMLEEVFDRICDIKAKAQTDDMDRPTYPMIIFRTPKGWTCPKYIDGKKTEGSWRAHQVPLASARDTEAHFQVLKGWMESYRPEELFDEKGAVRPEVTAFMPTGELRLGQNPNANGGRIREDLRLPALDAYEVKGVKEFGHGWGQLEATRQLGNYTRDIIKMNPDSFRIFGPDETASNRLQAAYEVTDKQWDNGYLSEQTDEHLAVTGQVIEQLSEHQMEGFLEGYVLTGRHGIWSTYESFAHVIDSMLNQHAKWLEATVRHIPWRKPVASINMLISSHVWRQDHNGFSHQDPGVSSVLLNKAFNNDHVVAEYFPADANMLLAVAEKAFKSTNKINAIFAGKQPAATWQTLDEARAELEKGAAEWKWASTAKDNDEAQIVLACVGDVPTLETMAASEKLKEFGIKFKVVNIVDTLKLQSPKDNDEALSDDEFTELFTPDKPVLLAYHSYAHDIHALIYDRPNHDSFNVHGYKEEGSTTTPYDMVRVNDMDRYELTAEVLRTLDPDKYAHEIDKLEQFRTDAFQFAVDEGYDHPDYTGFVYSDVKNQDAKATAKAAMSTGSDNE
- a CDS encoding DeoR/GlpR family DNA-binding transcription regulator, whose protein sequence is MMPGNQREDIGARHVQIQHLLAENGPTKVKDIAEQLHFSDVTIYRDIKKLEKEGILQLDNGIVVLSRSFASEIPPSSRYESNLAAKEIICTRASEFIRPDSTIILDDSSTVLPLLDFIKKKAPLTVITNSVFAGEQLMSASGIRLYMTGGLYYPWANAFHGHMAIHALQSLQADICFISTTSVTSRGAADSYDATAELKSAMLSISETKILLADNSKFSKRALYIAGTLSDFDYIITDKTPANIKPEQLAEAHTQLITVGPEANAENSGIGTKPL
- a CDS encoding glycyl-radical enzyme activating protein, which codes for MGRVFNIQRFSIHDGPGIRTVVFLKGCSYSCTWCANPEGIKPYRQVMFSSKKCIECGLCVQAAQNGEVEMQDGKLVLHRERIRPSQLEWVKACPTGALKIVGNMQSPEEVTEKVLRDMPFYRRSGQGGVTFSGGEPLVQARFVDETARLCKEHGLHTAVETAAGVPLKSIVEVSDNIDLFICSLTSTDPETYRKYMGHSNETSLDNIRWMAHYDPERLCVRSPLIPGINMENGQVEDMIEFLADAGVKYYDVLPFHRLGTSKYTGLGRAYDFAKLDPPSDQCMEEIRGEIRRHGMSTDFPKGLSNGHKAEIRQDFSVTKGVKND
- the deoC gene encoding deoxyribose-phosphate aldolase, which gives rise to MTEGTTQRKPAKEMTKAELARYIDHTILRPEATEDEIKQITRDGVGFGVASVCVNPASLDFVSPIVENTNTGMSVVCDFPFGQGTAEDKTQLAKEYCRHEGLTDLDLVINYGMVRSGHAAQAGEELRGAVDACREAGVVSKVIIETDALSDEQIVEATEAVIASGADFVKTSTGFYTGGPTVGGSVEVMKKVMKAADGRIKVKASAHIRTREHFLALIDLGVDRIGLNCTSTPKVLAGAAE